The Sorangiineae bacterium MSr11367 genome window below encodes:
- a CDS encoding fused MFS/spermidine synthase: protein MSRRFPLTLAVALMAGFIALSYEILWYRAFSFVSWGRPTVFGLLLGCYLLGVALGSSGSRRFCREDDGDASGQERSLRALAAFVFLSDVAGFLVIPILARLAQYAWFPAFGVVAVSAGLLGAVLPLVAHFGIPADDRAGQRLSYVYLANILGSAAGSFLTGFVLMDVWSTQTISAFLGATGLVMVALLFLASRPSTPRAAVGLGTVVLAGVGAVFASPVLFEHLYERLLYKELYRPEMTLADVVENRHGVIAVNHYQQVYGGGAYDGAFNVSLVDDKNFIERAFAVSAIHPNPKNVLMVGLSSGSWAQVVAHLPGVEHLTVVEINPGYLELIAKHPHVASLLKNPKVDMVIDDGRRWLLRHPERKFDVIVMNTTYHFRAHATNLLSADFMEVARAHLLPGGLHYFNTTSSDDVQRTAATLFPHAMRIVNFMAVSDSPLTFNHARWERTLREMEIDGVPALDLNVPHQRDVLARLLGMGHTIEQHAYDKYGLEGRDDLLARTAGARLVTDDNMLCEWEDLLKFPKGADL from the coding sequence ATGAGCCGCCGTTTTCCTCTGACCCTCGCCGTGGCGCTGATGGCGGGCTTCATCGCGCTTTCGTACGAGATTCTCTGGTACCGGGCGTTTTCCTTCGTGAGCTGGGGCCGGCCGACCGTGTTCGGGCTGCTCCTCGGCTGCTACCTGCTCGGCGTGGCGCTTGGCTCGTCGGGGAGCCGCCGTTTCTGCCGCGAGGACGATGGCGACGCCTCGGGGCAAGAGCGCTCGCTGCGGGCGCTGGCGGCGTTCGTGTTCTTGTCGGACGTGGCGGGCTTTCTGGTCATTCCGATCCTCGCGCGCCTGGCGCAGTACGCATGGTTTCCCGCCTTCGGTGTGGTGGCCGTCTCGGCGGGGCTTCTTGGCGCGGTGCTGCCGCTGGTGGCGCACTTCGGCATTCCGGCGGACGACCGTGCCGGGCAGCGTCTGTCGTACGTCTACCTTGCAAATATCCTTGGCTCGGCGGCGGGGAGTTTCCTCACCGGCTTCGTGCTGATGGACGTTTGGTCGACGCAGACCATCAGTGCCTTCCTCGGGGCCACGGGGTTGGTGATGGTCGCGCTCCTGTTTCTCGCGAGCCGCCCATCCACCCCGCGCGCGGCGGTGGGGTTGGGAACCGTGGTGCTCGCCGGGGTGGGCGCGGTGTTCGCTTCACCGGTGCTGTTCGAGCATCTGTACGAACGGCTCTTGTACAAGGAGCTCTATCGCCCCGAGATGACCCTGGCCGACGTGGTGGAGAATCGGCACGGCGTCATCGCGGTGAATCACTACCAACAGGTGTACGGGGGCGGCGCGTACGACGGCGCGTTCAACGTGTCGCTGGTGGACGACAAGAATTTCATCGAGCGGGCATTTGCAGTTTCGGCGATTCACCCGAATCCGAAGAACGTGCTCATGGTGGGCCTCTCGTCCGGATCGTGGGCGCAGGTGGTGGCGCATTTGCCGGGGGTGGAGCACCTGACGGTGGTCGAGATCAACCCCGGCTATTTGGAGCTCATTGCAAAGCATCCGCACGTGGCGAGTTTGCTGAAGAACCCCAAGGTCGACATGGTCATCGACGATGGGCGCCGTTGGCTTTTGCGCCACCCCGAGCGCAAGTTCGACGTCATCGTGATGAACACGACGTACCACTTCCGGGCGCATGCGACGAACCTGCTCTCGGCGGACTTCATGGAGGTGGCGCGCGCGCACCTTCTGCCGGGCGGGCTCCACTACTTCAATACGACGTCGTCGGATGACGTGCAGCGCACCGCCGCAACGCTGTTTCCGCACGCGATGCGCATCGTGAACTTCATGGCGGTGAGTGATTCTCCCCTCACCTTCAATCACGCGCGCTGGGAGCGTACCCTGCGCGAGATGGAGATCGATGGCGTTCCCGCCTTGGATCTGAACGTGCCGCACCAGCGCGATGTGCTGGCGCGCTTGCTGGGCATGGGGCACACCATCGAGCAGCATGCGTACGACAAGTACGGGCTCGAGGGGCGGGACGATTTGCTGGCGCGCACGGCGGGTGCGCGGCTGGTGACGGACGACAATATGCTCTGCGAGTGGGAAGACTTGCTGAAGTTCCCCAAGGGCGCGGATTTGTAG
- a CDS encoding type II toxin-antitoxin system prevent-host-death family antitoxin produces MKRVTVSVAREQFASLLEEVETGGEVELVRRGRPIAAMVPIEAARRLNAAKGYRAWLAEYADVDLSVLEPDEERSK; encoded by the coding sequence ATGAAGCGCGTCACTGTATCCGTCGCTCGTGAACAGTTTGCCTCACTCCTCGAGGAAGTGGAGACGGGCGGAGAGGTCGAGCTCGTTCGCCGTGGAAGGCCCATCGCAGCAATGGTGCCTATCGAGGCGGCTCGCCGCCTCAATGCCGCGAAAGGCTATCGCGCCTGGCTCGCAGAGTACGCCGATGTCGATCTGAGCGTGCTCGAACCCGACGAAGAACGCTCGAAGTGA